The proteins below come from a single Chryseobacterium bernardetii genomic window:
- the araA gene encoding L-arabinose isomerase has product MLTPLNTKEVWFITGSQHLYGPETLAQVADHSKKIVAELEKSSFIPVKIIVKPTVKTTEEIFETIAAANHAENCIGVITWMHTFSPAKMWIRGLKILQKPLLHLHTQFNRDIPWSTMDMDFMNLNQAAHGDREFGFMVSRLRKNRKVVVGHWSEERVQKQIGDWSRVAAGWDDWQGAKFARFGDNMRFVAVTDGDKVEAETQFGFSVNTWGIGDLVGVINSVSEGEIKSLMEEYESSYHMAASLLEGGANRSSLHTAAKIELGLEKFLKDGGFKGFSDTFEDLHGLEQLPGIAVQRLMQKGYGFAGEGDWKTAALVRAMKTMGQGLEGGNAFMEDYTYHLDPSNPSILGSHMLEVDPVLAARKPSCEIHPLGIGGKADPVRLVFNSRGNIDSLNAALMDFGNHFRLLINKTRALEITEELPKLPVARVLWKPLPDLYTAAEAWILAGGAHHTCYSENISAEQLEDFAEIAGIESLVIDEDTRMRDFKNTLRWNEMYYR; this is encoded by the coding sequence ATGTTAACACCTCTCAATACCAAAGAAGTCTGGTTCATCACAGGAAGTCAGCATTTATACGGACCTGAAACACTTGCCCAGGTGGCAGATCACTCAAAGAAAATTGTGGCAGAACTTGAAAAATCTTCTTTCATTCCGGTAAAAATCATTGTAAAGCCAACGGTAAAAACTACCGAAGAAATATTTGAAACCATTGCAGCAGCCAATCATGCAGAAAACTGCATAGGAGTAATTACTTGGATGCATACCTTTTCACCCGCCAAAATGTGGATCAGAGGACTAAAAATTTTACAGAAACCTCTTCTGCATCTGCATACCCAATTCAACAGAGATATTCCGTGGTCTACCATGGATATGGATTTTATGAATCTTAACCAGGCAGCTCACGGAGACCGTGAATTCGGTTTCATGGTAAGCAGACTCCGAAAAAACAGAAAAGTAGTGGTAGGACACTGGTCAGAAGAAAGAGTTCAGAAGCAGATTGGTGACTGGAGCCGTGTTGCTGCAGGTTGGGACGACTGGCAGGGAGCTAAATTTGCTCGTTTCGGAGATAATATGAGATTTGTAGCCGTTACGGATGGAGATAAGGTGGAAGCTGAAACCCAGTTCGGCTTTTCAGTCAATACCTGGGGAATCGGTGATCTTGTAGGCGTTATCAATTCTGTAAGCGAAGGAGAAATAAAAAGCCTCATGGAAGAATATGAATCTTCTTATCACATGGCAGCTTCCCTTTTGGAAGGAGGGGCCAACAGAAGTTCGCTGCACACCGCCGCAAAAATTGAATTAGGACTTGAAAAATTTTTAAAAGATGGAGGATTTAAAGGATTTTCCGATACCTTTGAAGACCTTCACGGGCTGGAGCAGCTGCCGGGAATTGCCGTACAGCGACTGATGCAGAAAGGATACGGATTTGCAGGCGAAGGAGATTGGAAAACAGCAGCACTCGTACGTGCCATGAAAACAATGGGGCAGGGCCTTGAAGGAGGAAATGCCTTTATGGAAGATTATACCTATCATTTAGATCCTTCCAATCCTTCCATTTTGGGATCCCACATGCTGGAAGTAGACCCGGTTCTGGCAGCCAGAAAACCTTCATGTGAGATTCATCCGCTGGGAATCGGAGGAAAAGCAGATCCGGTGCGTCTTGTTTTTAACTCCAGAGGAAATATTGATTCTCTGAATGCTGCCCTAATGGACTTTGGAAACCATTTCAGACTGCTGATCAACAAAACCAGAGCATTGGAAATTACAGAAGAGCTGCCAAAACTTCCGGTAGCAAGAGTTTTATGGAAACCTCTTCCTGATTTATATACGGCCGCAGAAGCCTGGATACTGGCAGGAGGGGCACACCACACATGTTACAGTGAAAATATTTCAGCAGAGCAGCTGGAAGATTTTGCTGAGATAGCAGGAATTGAATCATTAGTCATTGATGAAGATACCAGAATGCGTGACTTTAAAAATACACTTCGTTGGAATGAAATGTATTATCGTTAA
- a CDS encoding aldose epimerase family protein, which translates to MKKATHNGIFILLFLIIFGCKKENNKQDISGKMENVHTSDYGVTPKGDSIKKYTLTNKNGMKVEVINFGGIITSLTAPDRNGKYEDVVLGFTKSEGYFDGNPYYFGALIGRYGNRIANAQFTLEGKTYEINKNDGPNSLHGGKEGFHTRFWNIEAVKDAKFPTLKLSYTSADGEEGYPGKLTTTVFYTLTDDNALEISYEAETDKPTVVNLTQHSYFNLSGNFTKTITDHELQINADHFLPVNETLIPTGEQKAVKGTPFDFTVSKAIGKDISAEDDQLKKGKGYDHNWILNGKGMRSIAKVYHQGTGRLMEVFTDEPGVQFYSGNFLDGKFDTKTGGKNEFRTGFCLETQHFPDSPNQPSFPSTELKPGQKYHSTTIYKFSVKN; encoded by the coding sequence ATGAAAAAAGCAACACATAATGGCATTTTTATTTTATTATTTTTAATTATTTTCGGCTGTAAAAAAGAAAATAATAAACAGGATATTTCAGGAAAAATGGAGAATGTGCATACTTCAGACTATGGAGTGACGCCAAAAGGCGATTCTATTAAAAAATACACGCTGACCAATAAAAACGGGATGAAAGTTGAGGTCATCAACTTCGGGGGAATTATCACTTCTTTAACCGCTCCGGACAGAAACGGGAAATACGAAGATGTAGTGCTTGGCTTTACCAAATCCGAAGGATATTTCGATGGCAACCCTTATTATTTTGGGGCATTGATCGGAAGATATGGCAATAGAATTGCCAACGCTCAATTCACACTGGAAGGTAAAACATACGAAATCAATAAAAATGATGGTCCCAACAGCCTTCACGGAGGAAAAGAAGGATTTCATACCAGATTCTGGAATATTGAAGCAGTAAAAGATGCAAAATTTCCTACATTGAAATTGTCCTACACCAGTGCAGACGGTGAAGAAGGATACCCGGGAAAACTGACAACAACTGTTTTCTACACCCTTACAGACGACAATGCTTTGGAAATCTCCTATGAAGCAGAAACCGATAAGCCTACAGTGGTAAATCTTACCCAGCATTCTTATTTTAACCTTTCAGGGAATTTCACTAAAACAATTACCGATCATGAACTGCAGATCAATGCAGATCATTTTCTTCCCGTGAATGAAACTTTGATTCCTACAGGTGAACAGAAAGCAGTAAAAGGAACCCCTTTTGATTTCACAGTTTCAAAAGCCATCGGAAAAGATATCAGTGCAGAAGATGATCAGCTGAAAAAAGGAAAAGGGTATGACCACAACTGGATCCTGAATGGGAAAGGTATGAGAAGTATCGCTAAGGTATATCACCAGGGAACAGGAAGACTGATGGAAGTCTTCACGGATGAACCCGGTGTTCAGTTTTATTCTGGAAATTTTCTTGACGGAAAGTTTGATACCAAAACCGGAGGTAAAAATGAATTCAGAACAGGATTCTGCTTAGAGACACAGCATTTCCCGGATTCACCAAACCAGCCTTCTTTTCCTTCCACAGAACTGAAGCCCGGACAGAAATACCACTCGACAACCATCTATAAATTCTCCGTTAAAAACTAA
- a CDS encoding sodium:solute symporter family transporter, producing MGKLATIDIIIFLIYFVVVASYGLWIYKKKKSESTGSKDYFLAEGSLTWWAIGASLIASNISAEQFIGMSGEGFFVGIAVAAYEWIAALALIIIAVWFIPIYLKNKIYTMPQFLERRYNKSVSLIMAVFWLFLYVIVNLTSILYLGALAIDTLLGGEHLHGIMIGLLLMALLIGLGGMKVIGYTDVIQVAVLIIGGFATVYMALQIVDQRINGAAVGNALAGFNTLINEAPQHFKLILQKPTTTTTTLAMPQNLDVQKYVVLPGLAMYFAGQWIVNLNYWGCNQYITQRALGADLKTARTGILFAGFLKLFMPVIVMLPGIAAYVLYSKGHLPGFNGVKDGAYSAILGFLPVGLKGLAIAALTAAIVASLAGKVNSISTIFTLDIYKKYLKTDATEIQMVRTGRWVIIIAMMAALAFTWTDVLGIGGEGGFTFIQKYTGFISPGVFAMFLLGMFWKRTTGTAALVGVILGFVLAIFFNSFAVEIFGKETWMYTAFTYEKLENGVVHTITEIPFLINMGWSFFITIIAMILISLAGPKVNPKAFAIDVTMFKVDNRTLVLIVMTLLLLTALYVRFW from the coding sequence ATGGGAAAATTAGCAACTATTGATATTATCATATTTCTGATCTATTTCGTAGTGGTAGCTTCCTACGGACTATGGATCTATAAAAAGAAAAAATCTGAATCCACAGGAAGTAAGGACTATTTCCTTGCGGAAGGATCTTTGACCTGGTGGGCAATTGGAGCCAGCTTAATTGCTTCCAATATTTCTGCTGAACAGTTTATCGGAATGAGTGGTGAAGGTTTCTTTGTCGGAATCGCTGTTGCCGCTTACGAATGGATCGCTGCTCTTGCGTTGATCATTATTGCGGTCTGGTTTATTCCAATCTATCTTAAAAATAAGATCTATACCATGCCCCAGTTTCTGGAAAGAAGGTATAACAAATCTGTTTCACTCATCATGGCCGTATTCTGGCTGTTTCTGTATGTTATCGTGAATCTTACTTCCATTCTTTACCTTGGGGCTCTTGCCATCGATACTTTACTGGGAGGAGAACATCTTCACGGCATTATGATCGGTCTTTTGCTTATGGCTCTTCTGATCGGTCTTGGAGGGATGAAAGTGATAGGATATACAGACGTTATCCAGGTGGCTGTCCTTATTATCGGCGGTTTTGCAACGGTGTATATGGCGTTGCAGATTGTGGACCAGAGAATCAATGGAGCGGCTGTAGGAAATGCGCTGGCAGGATTCAATACCCTGATCAATGAGGCTCCGCAACACTTTAAGCTGATTCTTCAAAAACCAACAACTACCACAACTACGTTGGCAATGCCTCAAAACCTTGATGTACAGAAGTATGTGGTGCTACCGGGTCTGGCCATGTATTTTGCCGGTCAATGGATTGTTAACCTGAACTATTGGGGCTGTAATCAGTACATCACCCAGAGAGCTTTAGGGGCAGATTTGAAGACAGCAAGAACAGGAATTTTATTTGCAGGATTTCTGAAGCTATTCATGCCTGTGATCGTAATGCTTCCGGGAATCGCGGCTTACGTTTTATATTCAAAAGGACACCTTCCTGGATTCAACGGGGTGAAAGATGGAGCATACTCTGCAATATTGGGATTCTTACCAGTAGGATTGAAGGGATTGGCAATTGCAGCGTTAACGGCAGCAATTGTGGCCTCACTGGCAGGGAAAGTGAACAGTATCTCAACCATTTTTACCCTCGATATCTATAAAAAATACCTTAAAACAGACGCCACCGAAATTCAGATGGTGAGAACAGGCCGCTGGGTTATCATTATCGCAATGATGGCAGCATTGGCCTTTACCTGGACAGACGTTCTGGGAATTGGTGGTGAAGGAGGCTTCACATTTATCCAGAAATACACAGGATTTATCAGTCCGGGAGTTTTTGCCATGTTCCTTCTGGGAATGTTCTGGAAAAGAACGACAGGTACAGCGGCTTTGGTAGGAGTAATTTTAGGTTTTGTTCTGGCGATCTTCTTCAACAGTTTTGCCGTAGAAATTTTCGGAAAAGAAACCTGGATGTATACAGCTTTCACTTATGAAAAACTGGAGAACGGAGTAGTGCATACCATTACCGAAATTCCTTTCCTGATCAATATGGGATGGTCATTCTTTATCACGATAATCGCCATGATCCTGATCAGTCTTGCAGGTCCGAAGGTAAATCCTAAAGCTTTTGCCATTGATGTAACGATGTTTAAAGTGGACAACAGAACTTTAGTTTTGATCGTGATGACACTGCTTTTACTGACTGCCTTGTATGTAAGGTTCTGGTAA
- a CDS encoding RICIN domain-containing protein has translation MKTNKMWLLLAFLLTILFNCSRIEEKTLLEESERSLGSNAATSADALALATTPPLHVGGKFLKDPCGNNVVLHGVAITPSPWFNGCQYGSSSGYCTWDNYNVQGALNYNKSVMDKLSSSADGWYLNYIRLHIDPYWTNDPGPAIPENDISRFNYNRLVTYTDQVIIPLINHARSRGMYVILRPPGVCPSRIAVNDAYHSYLKRVWTFLSQHPGLKNADNVMFELANEPVEILGTNGTWGTTGNEHFAALKNFFQPLVNIIRNNGANNVCWVPGTGWQSHYQGYVNNQITGGNIGYAVHIYPGYWGGVNNYQSFQNAWNINVKPVADIAPIAITETDWAPQGYGTFGIGTTGTAGGNGFGANLKYIVDQAGNVSWNVLAPDNLLHKGDPNAGTAYNNDWEACAAPVKQWFQQYASSNYPVSNCNTTSSLVNNGIYEIEFQTDVNKVLDLKSGEDANGAVLRPWTRNGAAAQRWVAIDAGNGYWRFVSKASASNRCIDLASNSNALGTAIRLWQSYSNDAQSWQVVAASNGYYKILSKVDPTRGWDIPNCTMDGNSNLHLWDYYGTSCQLFKFKYIGMN, from the coding sequence ATGAAAACAAACAAAATGTGGCTACTTTTAGCCTTTCTGCTAACCATTCTTTTCAACTGCTCCCGGATAGAGGAAAAAACTTTACTGGAAGAATCCGAAAGGAGCCTGGGATCCAATGCTGCTACCTCAGCAGATGCATTGGCATTGGCAACAACACCTCCCCTGCATGTCGGTGGTAAATTTCTCAAAGATCCCTGTGGTAACAATGTTGTCTTACATGGGGTTGCCATAACACCCAGCCCATGGTTCAATGGCTGCCAGTATGGCTCCAGTTCAGGATACTGTACCTGGGACAATTACAATGTACAGGGAGCTCTGAACTATAACAAATCTGTCATGGACAAGCTCAGCAGCTCCGCCGATGGCTGGTATCTCAATTACATTCGTCTTCACATTGATCCATATTGGACGAATGATCCCGGTCCGGCTATTCCCGAGAACGATATCTCAAGATTCAATTATAACCGTCTGGTTACCTATACTGATCAGGTTATTATCCCTTTAATTAACCATGCACGAAGCCGCGGCATGTATGTAATCCTGCGTCCTCCTGGTGTATGCCCAAGCCGTATTGCAGTGAATGATGCATACCATAGCTACCTCAAGAGGGTATGGACGTTTCTTTCTCAACACCCCGGACTAAAGAATGCTGATAACGTAATGTTTGAACTAGCCAATGAACCTGTCGAGATTCTTGGGACAAACGGTACATGGGGAACAACCGGGAACGAGCATTTTGCAGCGCTTAAAAATTTCTTCCAGCCACTGGTTAATATCATCCGTAACAACGGGGCCAATAATGTTTGCTGGGTGCCGGGTACGGGCTGGCAATCGCATTACCAAGGTTATGTCAATAACCAGATTACAGGGGGGAATATTGGTTATGCTGTTCACATCTATCCAGGGTATTGGGGCGGTGTCAATAATTATCAATCCTTTCAGAATGCATGGAATATCAATGTTAAGCCGGTTGCAGATATTGCTCCGATCGCCATTACTGAGACTGACTGGGCACCGCAGGGATATGGTACCTTCGGCATCGGTACAACAGGTACGGCAGGCGGAAACGGATTTGGCGCCAATTTAAAATATATTGTGGATCAGGCCGGTAATGTAAGCTGGAATGTTCTTGCTCCGGATAACCTCCTCCATAAGGGCGATCCTAATGCAGGAACAGCCTACAACAATGATTGGGAAGCCTGCGCCGCCCCAGTTAAACAGTGGTTTCAGCAATATGCATCCTCCAATTATCCTGTTTCTAACTGTAATACAACCAGTAGCCTGGTTAATAATGGCATTTACGAAATTGAGTTTCAGACCGATGTCAATAAAGTACTTGATCTGAAATCCGGAGAGGATGCCAACGGTGCGGTGTTAAGACCATGGACGAGGAATGGTGCTGCTGCACAGCGCTGGGTTGCTATTGACGCTGGCAATGGCTACTGGCGTTTTGTATCCAAAGCGAGTGCATCCAACCGCTGTATTGATTTAGCCAGTAACAGCAATGCACTGGGAACCGCAATCCGGCTTTGGCAAAGCTATAGTAACGACGCACAGAGCTGGCAGGTAGTGGCTGCGTCTAATGGTTATTACAAAATTCTGTCAAAAGTGGACCCTACACGTGGCTGGGATATTCCCAACTGTACCATGGATGGTAATTCTAATTTACACCTTTGGGATTATTATGGTACGTCATGTCAATTGTTTAAATTCAAATATATTGGGATGAACTAG
- a CDS encoding NUDIX hydrolase encodes MTEDYSQYPKHLVAVDCIIFGFDGENLKILLVKRNFEPQMGEWSLMGGFIGSDETSDEAANRVLHTLTGLENIYLEQLKCYTEIKREPTARIMSISYYALINIEKNIQINEQYSAKWVELQKAPDLIFDHNEMVKDAVARLRRRASTGPIGFELLPEKFTMKDLQNLYEAIFDEKFDKRNFTSKINSMDILVNTNKKDMTSSRKGSFLYRFDEKKYNKKISQGFMFKI; translated from the coding sequence ATGACTGAGGATTACTCCCAATATCCCAAACACCTTGTTGCCGTTGACTGTATTATTTTCGGTTTTGATGGCGAAAATCTTAAAATCCTTTTGGTAAAAAGAAACTTTGAACCTCAGATGGGTGAATGGTCACTCATGGGTGGTTTCATTGGCAGTGACGAGACTTCTGATGAAGCGGCCAACAGAGTCTTACATACTCTGACAGGACTTGAAAACATTTATCTTGAGCAATTGAAATGTTATACAGAAATAAAACGTGAGCCAACAGCCAGAATCATGTCAATTTCCTATTATGCACTGATTAATATTGAGAAAAATATTCAGATCAATGAGCAGTACAGTGCAAAATGGGTTGAACTGCAGAAAGCGCCTGACCTTATTTTCGATCATAATGAAATGGTAAAGGATGCTGTAGCCAGACTGAGAAGAAGGGCTTCCACAGGTCCTATAGGTTTTGAGCTTCTTCCTGAAAAGTTCACGATGAAGGATCTTCAGAATCTTTATGAAGCAATTTTTGACGAAAAATTTGACAAACGGAATTTTACCAGCAAGATCAACAGTATGGATATCCTCGTCAATACCAATAAAAAAGACATGACTTCATCCAGAAAGGGATCTTTCCTCTACCGGTTTGATGAAAAAAAATATAACAAAAAGATCTCGCAGGGATTCATGTTTAAGATTTAG
- a CDS encoding glycoside hydrolase family 127 protein has product MTPKLSVILLCFASFTSAQVNKKIHYFPLKTVKLSESVFSKAMKTDYKYLMALEPDRLLAPYLKEAGLKPKANNYPNWESTGLDGHIGGHYISALSLMYASTGDPAIQQRIDYMISELARCQNTSPDGYISGIPDGKKIWKEIKQGNIRASGFGLNDRWVPLYNIHKLYSGLRDAYWYAKNEKAKAMLIRLTDWMMNEVSGLSDEQIQDMLRSEHGGLNEVFADVYDITHDRKYLKLAHRFSHQTILTPLLSGEDKLTGLHANTQIPKVIGYKRIADLENNTSWSNAADFFWHNVTEKRSSVIGGNSVSEHFNPVNDFSSMIKSIEGPETCNTYNMLKLTKELYATQPESYYIDYYEKALYNHILSTENHDHGGFVYFTPMRPGHYRVYSQPQTSFWCCVGSGMENHAKYGEMIYAKSDKDLYVNLFIPSTLTWKEQKVVIRQVNNFPEVPETTLIFDAAGKSEFDVKLRCPEWTTSSEVQILINGKKEKVQRGTDGYFTLTKKWKKGDVVKMILPMHLSAEQLPDHSNYYAFKYGPVALAATYGTENQQGLLADDSRGGHIAHGPQIPLNEIPVILGNSSDVVSHVAPSSNKPLNFTVTGLYPAEKFGKGLSLVPFYSIQAERYILYWPQADKNGIENTLKQRAKEEAETRKLDMITVDKIQLGEQQPESDHFIESKDSGTGYMEDRHFRDAKGWFSYQMKNNGKNASYLYLLYFDANNNRTLNIEINGKKIIAQNLEGKSGASPQYLVIPIPDSEKNKETLTVKFLAEEKLMTAKVIELRLLTDNYEKK; this is encoded by the coding sequence ATGACTCCAAAACTTTCAGTAATTTTATTATGTTTTGCTTCATTTACCTCGGCCCAGGTGAATAAGAAAATCCATTATTTTCCTTTGAAAACTGTAAAATTATCAGAGAGCGTTTTCAGCAAAGCTATGAAGACAGACTATAAGTACCTGATGGCTTTGGAACCGGATAGATTACTGGCTCCTTATCTTAAAGAAGCCGGATTGAAACCCAAAGCAAATAATTATCCCAATTGGGAAAGTACAGGGCTGGACGGCCACATAGGAGGACATTACATTTCAGCATTATCCCTGATGTATGCTTCTACAGGAGATCCTGCAATACAACAGAGAATTGATTATATGATCAGTGAACTGGCACGCTGTCAGAATACCTCTCCGGACGGATACATTTCAGGAATTCCCGACGGAAAAAAAATCTGGAAAGAAATTAAACAGGGAAACATTCGGGCTTCAGGCTTCGGTTTGAATGACCGGTGGGTACCTTTATATAATATTCATAAGCTGTACTCAGGATTACGCGATGCCTATTGGTATGCCAAAAATGAAAAAGCAAAAGCAATGCTTATCAGGCTTACGGATTGGATGATGAATGAAGTATCAGGCCTTTCCGATGAGCAGATACAGGATATGCTGCGCAGTGAACATGGAGGGCTCAACGAGGTCTTTGCAGATGTTTACGATATCACTCATGACCGGAAATATCTGAAACTGGCTCACCGCTTTTCCCATCAGACAATTCTGACTCCTCTTTTATCAGGAGAAGATAAGCTTACAGGACTTCATGCCAATACACAGATTCCAAAAGTAATCGGGTACAAGCGTATTGCCGATCTTGAAAACAATACGTCCTGGAGTAATGCCGCTGATTTTTTCTGGCATAACGTTACAGAGAAAAGATCTTCAGTTATTGGAGGTAACAGTGTCAGTGAGCATTTTAACCCTGTCAATGATTTCAGCAGCATGATAAAAAGTATTGAAGGTCCAGAAACCTGCAATACCTATAATATGCTGAAGCTGACCAAAGAGCTTTATGCAACGCAGCCTGAATCTTACTATATCGATTATTACGAAAAAGCATTATACAATCATATCCTTTCCACAGAAAATCATGATCATGGAGGTTTCGTATACTTTACCCCGATGCGTCCCGGGCACTATCGTGTGTATTCACAGCCTCAGACCAGTTTCTGGTGCTGTGTAGGATCCGGAATGGAAAACCATGCCAAATATGGGGAAATGATTTATGCAAAGTCGGATAAGGATTTATATGTGAATCTGTTTATCCCTTCCACACTGACATGGAAAGAGCAAAAAGTAGTGATCCGTCAGGTCAATAACTTCCCGGAAGTTCCTGAAACAACATTGATCTTTGATGCTGCAGGGAAGTCAGAATTTGATGTAAAATTAAGATGCCCGGAATGGACGACATCTTCAGAAGTACAAATTCTGATCAACGGAAAAAAGGAAAAAGTACAGCGTGGTACTGACGGCTATTTTACCCTGACTAAAAAATGGAAAAAAGGAGATGTTGTAAAAATGATTTTACCGATGCATCTATCTGCAGAACAGCTGCCTGACCATTCCAATTATTATGCATTTAAATACGGGCCTGTAGCGCTTGCCGCAACATACGGAACCGAAAACCAACAGGGACTTCTTGCTGACGATAGCAGAGGCGGCCATATTGCTCATGGTCCGCAGATCCCTTTAAATGAAATTCCCGTTATCCTCGGAAATTCTTCAGATGTTGTCAGTCATGTTGCGCCTTCGAGCAATAAACCGCTCAACTTTACCGTTACAGGGCTTTATCCGGCTGAAAAATTCGGAAAAGGACTAAGTCTTGTTCCGTTTTACAGTATTCAGGCAGAAAGATATATTCTGTACTGGCCACAAGCTGACAAAAACGGAATAGAAAATACATTGAAGCAAAGAGCAAAAGAAGAAGCAGAAACCAGAAAACTGGATATGATCACGGTAGATAAGATCCAGCTGGGCGAACAGCAGCCGGAATCCGATCATTTTATAGAAAGCAAAGATTCCGGTACAGGATATATGGAAGACCGCCATTTCCGTGATGCCAAAGGCTGGTTCAGTTACCAGATGAAAAATAACGGAAAAAATGCTTCATACCTTTATCTGCTTTATTTTGATGCCAATAACAACCGTACATTGAATATTGAGATCAACGGTAAAAAAATTATTGCTCAAAACCTGGAAGGAAAGTCCGGAGCTTCACCTCAATATCTGGTCATTCCGATACCGGATTCAGAAAAGAACAAAGAAACTCTTACGGTGAAATTTCTGGCAGAAGAAAAATTGATGACCGCTAAAGTCATTGAATTGCGGTTACTGACAGATAATTACGAAAAGAAATAA